One Tomitella gaofuii DNA segment encodes these proteins:
- a CDS encoding polysaccharide deacetylase, which yields MTRLAPGEKPPQFVLFSFDGVGVTPNWDMFLDAAEATDARFTALMTGLYFLTDDNADHYQGPGHAPGEAAVAFGGTRSEVRQQIRYLNRTWLAGHEMGTHYVGHFCAGGGYNGDRWTTDDWNVELDEFFSLMAGWKHNNGLDNAPEELLFGPDEVRGGRTQCLEGRLDQLIPAWKAHGMTWDSSMPSPTTGISWPYKVDGIWEFPIPNVYSPPLGKTQTALDYNFWYTFNRARDEPETAPEVRRIVKDTYMYMYGQAKGGNRAPLVIANHFNDWNGNAFNPATADFMREVCDDPETVCATYSDVIAWMEMQDPAVLAHWQQLPPVATGPRT from the coding sequence ATGACAAGGCTCGCCCCCGGAGAGAAGCCGCCGCAGTTCGTGCTGTTCTCCTTCGACGGCGTCGGAGTCACCCCCAACTGGGACATGTTCCTCGACGCCGCCGAGGCCACCGACGCCCGCTTCACCGCCCTGATGACCGGCCTGTACTTCCTCACCGACGACAACGCGGACCACTACCAGGGCCCCGGTCACGCACCCGGCGAAGCAGCCGTCGCCTTCGGCGGCACCCGCAGCGAGGTGCGCCAGCAGATCCGCTACCTCAACCGCACCTGGCTTGCCGGCCACGAGATGGGCACCCACTACGTCGGCCACTTCTGCGCCGGCGGCGGCTACAACGGCGACCGCTGGACCACGGACGACTGGAACGTCGAGCTGGACGAGTTCTTCTCACTCATGGCCGGCTGGAAACACAACAACGGCCTCGACAACGCCCCCGAGGAACTGCTCTTCGGTCCCGACGAGGTCCGCGGCGGCCGCACCCAATGCCTCGAAGGCCGGCTCGACCAGCTCATCCCCGCGTGGAAGGCCCACGGCATGACCTGGGACTCGTCCATGCCCTCGCCCACCACCGGCATCTCCTGGCCGTACAAAGTGGACGGCATCTGGGAGTTCCCCATCCCCAACGTCTACTCGCCGCCGCTCGGAAAGACCCAGACCGCCCTCGACTACAACTTCTGGTACACGTTCAACCGCGCACGCGACGAGCCGGAAACCGCCCCCGAAGTGCGGCGGATCGTCAAAGACACCTACATGTACATGTACGGACAGGCCAAGGGCGGCAACCGCGCACCGCTCGTGATCGCCAACCACTTCAACGACTGGAACGGCAACGCCTTCAACCCGGCCACCGCCGATTTCATGCGCGAAGTCTGCGACGACCCCGAAACGGTCTGCGCGACGTACTCCGACGTGATCGCATGGATGGAGATGCAGGACCCGGCCGTCCTCGCCCACTGGCAGCAGCTGCCGCCCGTGGCCACCGGCCCGCGCACGTGA
- a CDS encoding adenylate/guanylate cyclase domain-containing protein, whose product MVLAPSTRPRAVLPALIVGTTASNLAGAVFLYLLMRYALSPAVNDFAARRLPLFLGVITVSAVLLIAGTLWIVWPVIRWQRAALAAAPGAGSTGGHAPPGVRRRVIRVPIAQAMLVGALWVVCGLPVVWQGANLSAGMGSVVTLAVLLGGVASAALTYFEAERFLRPATTALLDGTILAQVFTPGVRQRILTAWLLGTGLPVLGVLMVAADVGLADDVGRPADIRPAVVTLAAAGLVLGAFTTWLAAGAVGDPIRALQHGMQQVRRGDLTAQVTVYDTTELGELQMGFNGMVAGLAERRRLRELFGRFVGEDVARQALERGTDLGGEEHEVAVLFVDLVGSTTITDRSGPKEVVRMLNAFFDAVIRVVDAHGGFVNKFQGDATLAVFGAPIDHGDSCTAALAAARELRPILTDIVGRTGMGIGVSAGTAVAGHVGGADRMEYTVIGTPVNEAARLTELAKNEPTRTLASSTVWDAASADEQARWGAGHAVLLRGRTATTRLMRPVP is encoded by the coding sequence ATGGTCCTCGCCCCGTCGACGCGCCCGCGCGCAGTGCTGCCCGCTCTCATCGTCGGCACCACGGCGTCGAACCTCGCGGGGGCCGTCTTCCTGTACCTGCTCATGCGGTACGCCCTCTCGCCTGCCGTGAACGATTTCGCCGCCCGCCGTCTTCCCCTGTTCCTGGGGGTGATCACTGTGTCCGCGGTCCTGTTGATCGCCGGCACGCTGTGGATCGTATGGCCGGTGATCCGATGGCAACGCGCCGCCCTCGCCGCCGCCCCCGGTGCAGGCTCTACCGGGGGCCACGCGCCGCCCGGCGTGCGCCGCAGGGTCATCCGCGTCCCCATCGCGCAGGCGATGCTGGTGGGTGCACTGTGGGTGGTGTGCGGTTTGCCGGTCGTCTGGCAGGGCGCGAACCTCTCCGCCGGCATGGGCAGTGTCGTCACACTCGCCGTCCTTCTCGGCGGCGTCGCCAGCGCCGCGCTCACCTACTTCGAGGCGGAACGCTTCCTGCGGCCGGCCACCACCGCGCTTCTCGACGGCACGATCCTCGCGCAGGTCTTCACGCCCGGAGTGCGGCAGCGCATCCTCACCGCCTGGCTGCTGGGCACCGGGCTTCCCGTCCTGGGAGTCCTCATGGTGGCGGCCGACGTCGGCCTGGCGGACGATGTGGGCCGGCCCGCCGACATCCGCCCTGCGGTCGTCACGTTGGCCGCCGCGGGCCTCGTCCTGGGTGCGTTCACGACGTGGCTGGCCGCCGGCGCCGTCGGCGATCCGATCCGGGCGCTGCAGCACGGCATGCAGCAGGTCCGGCGCGGCGACCTCACCGCCCAGGTCACCGTGTACGACACGACCGAGCTGGGTGAACTGCAGATGGGATTCAACGGCATGGTCGCGGGCCTCGCCGAACGGCGCCGGCTGCGCGAGTTGTTCGGCCGGTTCGTCGGCGAGGACGTGGCACGCCAGGCCCTCGAGCGCGGCACCGACCTGGGCGGCGAGGAACACGAGGTGGCCGTGCTGTTCGTGGACCTCGTCGGATCGACGACGATCACCGACCGGTCCGGCCCCAAGGAGGTCGTCCGGATGCTCAACGCCTTCTTCGACGCCGTGATCCGGGTCGTCGACGCGCACGGCGGGTTCGTCAACAAGTTCCAGGGCGACGCGACGCTCGCGGTGTTCGGCGCCCCCATAGACCACGGCGATTCGTGCACGGCCGCGCTCGCGGCGGCGCGCGAACTGCGCCCCATCCTCACGGACATCGTGGGCCGGACCGGCATGGGCATCGGCGTCTCCGCGGGCACGGCGGTGGCCGGCCACGTCGGCGGGGCGGACCGCATGGAGTACACCGTGATCGGAACGCCGGTCAACGAGGCCGCGCGGCTCACTGAGCTGGCGAAGAACGAGCCGACGCGGACGTTGGCGTCGTCCACCGTGTGGGACGCCGCATCGGCCGACGAGCAGGCACGGTGGGGTGCGGGCCACGCGGTGCTCCTCCGCGGCCGTACCGCGACCACGAGGCTCATGCGTCCGGTGCCGTGA
- a CDS encoding adenylate/guanylate cyclase domain-containing protein: MGPDISLPRRHAATTVTIVRRVWRLVRWLVRTPWPVYAMTMLSANVVGALLVFLCMKILIPDSPITTPSAFTPASAALFFGYLAIALVVGGIGGIMLVLPVLRWQRDSIEDTLKVRRRAMRVPLYHAILHMCMWAGGVLLLTLINVTTLGGGVLSIAVAGGLGAVTTSALGYLQAERILRPLAAEALSYGVMEQTNAPGVSHRIMLAWAVSTGIPVVGITLTVGGLKLGVLPSDASRVLDVVLIVSLITLVVGVLAFFLVGSAIGDPIAQLREAQHRVQAGDLTAAVEVYDGSDIGLLQAGFNDLVRGLEERQRMRDLFGRYVGEDVARRALERGTELGGAERYVAVLFVDLVGSTRLAATVGAEVVVMLLNEFFREIVDAVGHHGGFVNKFQGDAALAVFGAPLEHPDPAGGALAAARELRDRLDIVVGEGEFGIGVSAGVAIAGHVGAAARFEFTVIGDPVNEAARLTELAKNERCAVLASATTVAAAAPDEMQRWVPGESVLLRGRRAETRLSRPRTADEPLDSPA; the protein is encoded by the coding sequence ATGGGCCCCGACATTAGTCTCCCCCGCCGACACGCTGCGACTACGGTGACAATCGTGCGACGCGTATGGCGGCTGGTCCGCTGGCTGGTGAGGACGCCGTGGCCGGTGTATGCCATGACGATGCTCAGCGCCAACGTCGTCGGTGCGCTGCTGGTGTTCCTGTGCATGAAGATCCTCATCCCGGACAGCCCCATCACCACCCCGTCCGCGTTCACACCCGCCTCGGCCGCGCTGTTCTTCGGCTACCTCGCCATCGCGCTCGTCGTCGGCGGCATCGGCGGCATCATGCTCGTGCTCCCCGTCCTGCGGTGGCAGCGCGACAGCATCGAGGACACCCTCAAGGTGCGCCGGCGGGCCATGCGGGTTCCGCTTTACCACGCGATCCTGCACATGTGCATGTGGGCCGGCGGGGTACTGCTGCTGACGCTCATCAACGTCACCACACTCGGCGGCGGCGTGTTGTCCATCGCCGTCGCCGGCGGGCTGGGCGCCGTCACCACGAGCGCCCTCGGATACCTGCAGGCCGAGCGCATCCTGCGTCCCCTCGCCGCGGAGGCCCTGAGCTACGGCGTGATGGAGCAGACCAACGCCCCCGGCGTGTCCCACCGCATCATGCTGGCATGGGCGGTGAGCACAGGCATCCCCGTCGTCGGTATCACGCTCACCGTGGGGGGCCTCAAGCTCGGCGTGCTGCCGTCCGACGCGAGCCGGGTGCTCGACGTGGTCCTCATCGTTTCGCTGATCACCCTGGTCGTCGGAGTCCTCGCGTTCTTCCTCGTCGGCAGCGCCATCGGGGATCCCATCGCGCAGCTGCGCGAGGCGCAGCACCGGGTCCAGGCAGGAGACCTGACCGCCGCGGTGGAGGTGTACGACGGCAGCGACATCGGGCTGCTGCAGGCCGGGTTCAACGACCTCGTGCGCGGCCTCGAGGAACGCCAGCGCATGCGCGACCTCTTCGGCCGGTACGTCGGCGAGGACGTCGCACGCCGGGCACTCGAGCGCGGCACCGAGCTGGGCGGAGCGGAACGCTACGTCGCGGTGCTGTTCGTCGACCTGGTCGGGTCCACCCGGCTCGCCGCCACGGTCGGCGCCGAGGTGGTCGTCATGCTCCTCAACGAGTTCTTCCGCGAGATCGTCGACGCGGTCGGGCATCACGGCGGATTCGTCAACAAGTTCCAGGGCGACGCGGCGCTCGCGGTGTTCGGCGCACCGCTGGAGCACCCCGATCCGGCCGGCGGCGCTCTCGCCGCCGCCCGCGAGCTCCGCGATCGCCTCGACATCGTCGTCGGCGAAGGGGAGTTCGGCATCGGCGTCTCGGCGGGCGTCGCCATCGCCGGACACGTGGGCGCGGCCGCGCGGTTCGAGTTCACAGTGATCGGCGACCCGGTCAACGAGGCGGCCCGGCTCACCGAACTGGCCAAGAACGAGCGATGCGCGGTGCTGGCGTCCGCCACCACCGTCGCCGCCGCCGCGCCCGACGAGATGCAGCGCTGGGTGCCGGGGGAATCCGTGCTGCTCCGGGGGCGTCGGGCGGAGACGCGCCTCAGCCGACCCCGCACCGCCGACGAGCCCCTGGATTCTCCTGCCTGA
- a CDS encoding DNA polymerase III subunit delta' produces the protein MVVSAGSVFDRLVGQHRAVETLASAADAARSAASGMTHSWLFTGPPGSGRSIAALAFAAALQCTSEGVPGCGECAACRTALAGTHGDVRRVVPEGLSIPVKEMRAIVQVANRRPSVGRWLIVVVEDADRLTEGASNALLKVVEEPPERTVFLLCAPSTDPEDVSVTIRSRCRHVGLVQPPTAAVAQVLRERDGLDEAQALWAASVSGGHVGRARRLARDEAAQDRRLQALRLPTAVLRPAGGYLLGKQLVDAAEAEAKDANAEREARELDELRTALGAGGTGKGTAGTMRGTAGLIKDLEKQQKTRRTRSQRDALDRALMDVVGLYRDALAVSMGSSVPALHPDLADDARAVAREAPQAGLLQAVESVLECREALSSNVKPQVAMDAMIAGLEAATRR, from the coding sequence ATGGTGGTGAGTGCGGGGAGCGTGTTCGATCGACTGGTGGGGCAGCATCGGGCTGTGGAGACGCTGGCGTCCGCGGCCGATGCGGCGCGGAGCGCCGCATCGGGGATGACGCATTCGTGGCTGTTCACAGGTCCCCCCGGGTCGGGCAGGTCCATCGCCGCGCTCGCGTTCGCGGCCGCACTGCAGTGCACGTCGGAGGGGGTTCCCGGCTGCGGCGAATGCGCGGCGTGCCGCACCGCGCTGGCGGGCACGCACGGCGATGTGCGTCGCGTCGTGCCCGAAGGCCTGAGCATCCCCGTCAAGGAGATGCGTGCCATCGTGCAGGTGGCCAACCGGCGGCCCAGCGTGGGGCGCTGGCTCATCGTGGTGGTCGAGGACGCGGACCGGCTCACCGAGGGCGCATCGAACGCGCTGCTCAAGGTGGTGGAGGAGCCGCCGGAGCGCACCGTGTTCCTGTTGTGTGCGCCGTCCACCGACCCGGAGGACGTGTCGGTGACGATCCGTTCCCGTTGCCGGCACGTGGGGCTGGTGCAGCCGCCCACGGCGGCGGTGGCGCAGGTGCTCCGCGAGCGCGACGGATTGGACGAGGCGCAGGCACTGTGGGCGGCGTCGGTGAGCGGAGGGCACGTCGGCAGGGCACGCAGGCTGGCGCGCGACGAGGCGGCCCAGGACCGGCGGCTGCAGGCGCTGCGGCTGCCCACGGCGGTGCTGCGTCCCGCAGGCGGCTACCTGTTGGGCAAGCAGCTGGTGGACGCGGCCGAGGCCGAGGCCAAGGATGCCAACGCGGAGCGCGAAGCGCGTGAGCTGGACGAGCTGCGCACGGCGTTGGGTGCCGGGGGGACGGGCAAGGGCACCGCGGGGACCATGCGCGGCACCGCCGGGCTGATCAAGGACCTGGAGAAGCAGCAGAAGACCCGGCGCACCCGGTCGCAACGCGATGCCCTCGACCGCGCGCTGATGGACGTGGTGGGCCTGTACCGGGACGCGCTGGCGGTGAGCATGGGTTCGTCCGTGCCGGCGCTGCACCCCGACCTCGCCGACGACGCCCGCGCCGTCGCACGCGAGGCTCCGCAGGCGGGGCTGCTGCAGGCGGTCGAGTCGGTGCTCGAATGCCGCGAGGCACTGTCGTCGAACGTCAAGCCGCAGGTGGCGATGGACGCGATGATCGCGGGTCTCGAGGCGGCCACCAGGCGCTGA